CGGCGGCCGAGTTCGCGTTGTAGACCTCCGGGCGGTAGATCTTCTGGAAGGTCTCCATGGTGCTGATCGTGCCGATGAGCTGCAGGTTGGTGTAGTCGTTGAGCAGGTCGCCGCGGAAATAGAAGGCGAGCGGAGCCACGCTGCCGCGCGGCATGAAGTAGCGGACCCGCAGCCCCATTTTCGCGAAGTACGCGTCCGTCAGGGAGTAATCGTCCTGCTGGTACTCGACGCCCAGGACCGGGTGACGGTTCCCGGTTTGCCGGTATGTCTTGCTCGTGGAGACGCTGATGCAGACCACTGGCGGCTGCGGGAAGCGTTCCTGGCATTCCGGGGAATCGAGGAAGTGCTGGAACAGCTTGCCGTGAAGGTCGCCGAAGTCCTCGGGGACGGTGGGCTTGCCTGAGTCCCCTGCTGCCGCCGGCAGTACGACGCTGAAGTCGAAGTCGCGGACGTAGGACGAGAAGTTGTTCCCGACGATTCCTTGGTGGCGGACCCCGTTCAGCAGGTCGACGATCTGGATGTCGAGAACCTCGAACAGGGGGAACTGCTGATCCGTGCCGTCCGAGGTGAGCTGTATCTGCACGGAGACGATATTAAGCTCGAGCGTGTAGCGGTCCCGGTCCGGGTTGTCCCAGTCTGCGAGATCGTTGAAACGGCGCCGGATCATGGTCAAGGCGTTGCGGAGGTTCTCCTGGCGGTGCTCGCCCCGTGCGAGGTTGGCGAAGTTCGTCGTGATCCGGGAGCCTTCGGACGGGGAGTAGTCCTCGTCGAAGCGGGTCGTGGTGATACTGAACGTAAAGTCGTCTGCCATGTGCTGCCAATCCGTTGTCGATGGGCCGGAGACGGCCTTCCAGAAGGGGTTGAGTCCATGGTGCAACCTTTCCGCTGGTATCGGGTAACTAGGCGCTGCTATGCATTCATATAGACTCTTCCTATGGCCCAAATTTCGAGCGGACTGACCCTGCAGCAGCTCCGCTACTTCATAGAAGTTGCAGCCGAGGGATCGATCTCCGCGGCTGCCGATCTTCTCTACGTAGCGCAGCCAACGATGTCCGCAGCGATGAAGGACCTTGAGGCCCGGGTGGGCCGTGCGCTCCTGGTTCGCTCCGCCCGCGGGGTCACCCTCACCGCAGACGGGGCAGAGTTCCTCGGCTATGCGAGGCAGGTCGTCGAGCAGTTCGCTCTCCTCGAGCAGCGCTACCTCGGCAGGCCGCCGATGCGACGTCTGCTCGGGGTGTCAACGCAGCACTACTCGTTCGCGGTGGACGCCTTCGTCCGGATGGTCAAGGCCACTGAGGTGGCCGAATACGAGTTCTCGCTCCGTGAGTCCCGCACCTGGGACATCATCGAGGATGTCCGGACGCTCCGCAGCGAGATAGGCATCCTCTACCGGAACGATTTCAACCGGAAGGTCATCGACAAGCTGCTCCGGGAATCCGGGCTCGCGTTCACTCCGCTTTTCCTCGCCGATCCGCACATTTTCATTGCACGGAATAACCCGCTCGCCTCAAAAGAGCGTGCGACTCTCGCCGATCTCGCCGGCTTGCCGCGCCTAACTTTCGATCAAGGTGCGAACAACTCTTTCTACTTCGCCGAGGAGATTCTCTCCACCTTGTCCAGCAAGCAGGAGATCCGGGTCTCTGACCGGGCGACGATCTTCAACCTCATGATCGGGCTCCACGGCTACACGATCTCGACGGGCATCATCAGCGGGCAGCTCGACCCGGAGATCGTGGCCATCCCGCTCGACGTTGACGAACGCATCGAGATCGGCTGGATCGGTCACGCCGCGATTCCGCTTACCGACCAAGCGCAGGGCTACCTCAGGGAATTGCGGGCCGTCGTCGCCGAGTTCGGCGTAGCGCTACTCGACTGACCGCAGATCACACCCTGACATCCCCACGGCGGAAACCGGGGTGGAGGCACCCGTCAACTGAGGGAAAGATCGCCCAAGAAACCGCACCTTGCGGTGCTTCGTTGGGGCAGGGGGACGTCGAAGTCCCCCTGGGTCAGTCTAGGCGTGTGGCGGCTGTCCAAAACTGCATCCATGGGCCGTATTCTCCGTTGTCAGACCGCCGGACGTCAGGTTGGGGTGTAGGTCAATCTGCAGTAAGAATCCCCAGCGCTGTTCCTTCACGACAAGCTGCCGACACAGGAATTCTTAGTAGCTGTCACGAGTCGAAGCACGCGATTCTACGTAGCTGGCTACTCGTGGGGAACTTTTGGACGATGCAAAGGTTGAGGCCCCAGCAGGCCCTCGGCAGTGAGAGCAGCTACTCAGCGTTACCCAGTGACGTGCCGCCAATGACTGCGAAGTTGATGCGGGCAAGGGGACGAGCATCGCCTTCATCCAGTCGGGGCCGAGTTCGGAGGCGGGGAATGCTTCGAGCCACCGTTTGGCTCATCGTGGTCCGGATCCTGACAGGTTTCACATTCGAGTCGTGGATGCGGTTGGATGACCGCGGATGGGGGACCACACGCGCCCGCCCAGCGCCCGCTGATGATGATGATTCCGTGCGAGATGTTTGTAACAACGTCTCGACTTTTAAAGAAACTTTCTTCCTGCCATTGGTGTTGGCAGTCCCGCCCAAAGCATCATCAAACTCGCCTTCCCCGGTGTCCTCTTCATAATTCACTTGAAAATGTGGGTCGTCGGCTTGTACCCGGGCTTATCGAGGGACCAATGATGACGCCGCGCAACGGTGTACCGGTGGGTAGATGTCGCGCGGTTTCGCTGGCTTGCCTTGAATTTCGCTACTTTCCGCAGCATGTCCTTGTGCGTCGGGTTTGCTCCGCGCGACGCCGTGTGATCTGCCGGTTACTCCCGGTTTCCCCGGATGAACGTCGCTCTTCTGCGGCGGTTTCTTCTCTGCTCTCATGGTGGACACAAGCCAGCCGGGCTAAGCGCCAGGCCCCCAACCCATCCCCGAAGCTCAGAAAGTCCGTCTATGAGAAACCCGCAGATATCCCGAAGAACCTTCTCCGTCCTTGGCCTGGCCGCGGCCATGTCCGTCTCCTTGGTGGTGTCCGGCTGTGGGGGTCCGGCGACCGCGCAGGGCGGTTCCGGAGCGCCCGAGGTCACGGAATTGCGTTATGAGGGCTCGGCCAACAGCGTCAGCCTTCCCGAGCTCGCCGAGGACCTCGGCTACCTGGGGAACGTGAAGCTGAACTGGGTGGGAAACACCATCAGCGGGCTTACCAGCATTCAATCGGCTGCCACGGGTGCCACCGACTTTGGCGGTGCGTTCTCTGGTGCGGTGGTCAAGCTCATTGAGGCAGGTGCCCCGGTCACGGCGGTTATTAACTACTACGGGGAGGACGAGAAGACGTTCAATGGCTTCTACGTCAAGGACGACAGCCCGATCCGGTCCCCGCGCGATCTGATCGGCAAAAAGGTGGGCGTCAACACCCTGGGCGCGCACTCCGATGCAGTCTTGAACAGCTACCTGAAAAGGAACGGCCTCAGCCAGGAAGAGATCAAACAGGTCCAGCTCGTGGTCGTTCCGCCAAACGACACCGAGGAAGCAATCCGCCGCGGCCAGGTCGACGTCGGAGTCCTGGGAGGCGTGCTCCAGGACAACGCCGTCGCCAAGGGCGGCCTCCGTTCCCTCTTCAGCGACTTCGAACTGTTTGGAACGTTCGCCGGCGGCCAGTACGTCCTGCGGAAAGACTTCATCCAGCAGAACCCCGAGACCGCGAAGATCTTCACCACCGGCGTGGCCAAGGCCATCGAATGGGAACGCACCACACCCCGCGAGGATGTCATCGCCCGCTTTACCAGCATCATCGAAAAGCGCCAGCGTAATGAAAGCACCGCGACGTTGAAGTACTGGAAGAGCGTCGGAGTGCTTACCAAGGGAGCTATCACCGATCAGGACTTCAGCCGCTGGTCAGACTGGCTGAAGGACACCGGCATCGTCACCGGGGACATCACACCGTCCAAGTACTACACCAACGAATACAACGGATTGCTGAAGGCCTCATCATGACACAGACCGCCGCACCCAAGATCAGCCTGCAGAACGTCGGAAAGTCCTTCACCGTCAGGCCCACCAAGGACGCCCCGCTCGGTTCCACACTGACGGCCCTGGACGGGATCACCCTCGACGTCGCCGCCGGTGAGTTCCTCACCTTGGTGGGTCCCAGCGGGTCCGGGAAGACCACTCTCCTGGACCTCCTGGCCGGGCTTACCCGGCCGGATACTGGAAAGGTCCTGCTGGATGGCAAAAAGGTCACGGGGCCGGGCAAGGACCGGGCTGTCGTCTTCCAGCAATACGCACTGTTTCCCTGGCGCACGGCAGCAGCCAACGTCTCCTTCGGGCTGGAAGGCCCGGGACAGGACGGCAAACGCCTCAGCCGCAGGGAACGCGCAAAGAAAGCCCGAACCTACCTCGACCTTGTGGGCCTCGCCGGCTTCGAAGACCGCTACCCCCACGAACTATCCGGAGGAATGAAGCAGCGCGTGGCAATCGCCAGAAGCCTCGCCTATGAGCCGGATGTCCTGCTGATGGACGAGCCTTTCGCTGCCCTGGACGCCCAGACCCGCGAACAGTTGCAGGAAGAGCTGCTGCGGATCTGGCGGACCACCGGCAAGACCATCATCTTCATCACCCACGGCATCGATGAGGCGGTCTACCTGGGCCAGCGCGTCGCCGTGCTCAGCTCACGCCCGGGCCGGCTCAAGGAAATCGTCCCCATCAACCTCGGCGACCGGACCGGCGACCGAGACGTCCGATCCGACGCGGTCTTCGTCGAGCACCGGCACAAAGTCTGGGCGCTCCTTCACGACGAAGTCCTCAAGGCCCAGCAGGCTTACCACGCCAAGATTCTCCCCGATGGCACCGCACCCGATGAAGCCCCGCAACCTATCAGTGGAAAGGCAGCCTGATGAGCGCACCAACTCTGACCTCAGACGCACACTCCACCACCCAGGCCTCAACAACTCCCCAGGCGGGTGACGCGGCACCGCGCAGACACGCTGTCCCTGCAACGGGTCTTTCCCTGGTCAAACGCGGTGCAGTGAACGGCGGCCGTGCCCTCTGGAGGGCCGGCGCGGTCCTGCTGTTCCTGCTTTTATGGGAACTCGGGCCCCTCTATCTCGCCCCCGACTCCACCCGGGTGTTCCTGCCGCCCTTGCACGAAGTCCTCTCCGCCCTTGGCGCACTGATCGCCAAAGGCCAACTGCAAAACCACCTCGGCGCCAGCCTCACCCGCTCCGCGTCCGGATTCGGCATCGCCGTGGTTTCCGCCGTCGTACTGGGACTGCTCGTTGCCTGGTACGGAGCTCTTGACCGGTTTCTGAACCCCCTGCTGGAGGTCTTCCGGAATACCGCCGCGCTGGCCCTGCTTCCCGTGTTTACGCTGCTGCTCGGGATCGGTGAAACCTCGAAGATCAGCATCGTGGCGTACGCCGCTTTCTTTCCGGTGCTCCTGAACACGATCGCCGGGGTCCGGACCGTGGACCCCTTGTTGATCAGGGCGGCCCGCTCTCTGGGGCTGTCGAACTTCACGCTGTTTCAGAAAGTCATCCTTCCGTCAGCGGTACCGACCATTTTCACCGGCATCCGCATGGCAGGGACCTCATCCATCCTTGTCCTCATCGCCGCCGAAATGGTCGGGGCCAAGGCCGGCCTGGGCTACCTCATCGTCAACTCTCAAAGCAGCTTCCTCATCCCGGACATGTACGCCGGCATCCTGACCGTGTCGCTGCTGGGTCTGGCCGTGAACTACCTGTTGGTCGGCGTCGAACGCCACTTTTCCCGCTGGCGCACCGCCGTCGGCTCAGGGAACGGCTAGCAAAACCGCAAGCACCATCGCCCTCCACCGCAAAAGAACTGCACCGTAACGCACTGAGCTGCACAAATCGAACTGCAAAGGAAACCATCATGTCCGTCATCACTGAAACCAAGCTCGAATTCACCAAGCTAGGCTCCCGCATCGGCGCCGAAATCCGCGGGCTGGACCTCAGCGCGGAACTCAGCGAGGGCACCACCGCCCAGATCCGCGAAGCGTTGAACGAACACAAAGCCCTCGTCTTCCGGGAAGCAAACGTGCTCGACGACGAGGCCCAGGTCCGTTTCGCCAGCCGTTTCGGCCCACTCACCAACGCCCACCCCACCGTCGCGTCCGTCGACGGCAAACCGTCGGTACTGCCGGTAGACAGCGAAAACGGCAGCGCCAACAACTGGCACACCGACGTCACGTTCGTGGTCAACCCGCCCCAGGCCTCCACCCTGCGCAGCATCACCCTGCCGGCCTACGGCGGGGAAACCCTCATCGCGTCCTCCGCCGTCGCCTATCAGGACCTTCCGGAAGAGCTGCGCAACTTCGCGGACACGCTCTGGGCCATTCACACCAACGACTACGACTACTCCGTACCCAAGAACCTCGAACACGCCAACGCCGAGGAACGACGCAAGGAATTCACCCGCATCCACTTCGAAACCGCCCACCCCGTGGTCCGGGTCCACCCGCTGACGGGGGAGCGGGGCCTGTTCATCGGCGGGTTCGCCCAGCGGCTGCGGATCGTCGGGCTGTCCAACACTGAATCCAAGGACATTCTCCGGCTCCTCCAGGCATACATCACCCGCCCTGAAAATGTGGTCCGGGTGAACTGGGAACCGAACCAGCTGGTCCTCTTCGACAACCGCATCACCCAGCACTACGCCCCCGACAACTATGACGGACAGCCTCGCAAACTGAACCGGGTCACCGTCGCCGGTGACATCCCGGTCGGAGTGGACGGCCGCCACAGCACCGCGATCAAGGGTGACTCGTCCTCCTACTCCGAAACCGTCGTCCTCGACGAGTCCGCGTTCGCCGGGGCGCGGCGATGACGACCGGGC
This region of Arthrobacter sp. DNA4 genomic DNA includes:
- a CDS encoding DUF1852 domain-containing protein — translated: MADDFTFSITTTRFDEDYSPSEGSRITTNFANLARGEHRQENLRNALTMIRRRFNDLADWDNPDRDRYTLELNIVSVQIQLTSDGTDQQFPLFEVLDIQIVDLLNGVRHQGIVGNNFSSYVRDFDFSVVLPAAAGDSGKPTVPEDFGDLHGKLFQHFLDSPECQERFPQPPVVCISVSTSKTYRQTGNRHPVLGVEYQQDDYSLTDAYFAKMGLRVRYFMPRGSVAPLAFYFRGDLLNDYTNLQLIGTISTMETFQKIYRPEVYNANSAAAAVYQPSLGEQDYSRTQIAYDRVERSQLAVTQAKYTEEHFITPHKDLLDQWTANYPALVN
- a CDS encoding TauD/TfdA family dioxygenase, whose translation is MSVITETKLEFTKLGSRIGAEIRGLDLSAELSEGTTAQIREALNEHKALVFREANVLDDEAQVRFASRFGPLTNAHPTVASVDGKPSVLPVDSENGSANNWHTDVTFVVNPPQASTLRSITLPAYGGETLIASSAVAYQDLPEELRNFADTLWAIHTNDYDYSVPKNLEHANAEERRKEFTRIHFETAHPVVRVHPLTGERGLFIGGFAQRLRIVGLSNTESKDILRLLQAYITRPENVVRVNWEPNQLVLFDNRITQHYAPDNYDGQPRKLNRVTVAGDIPVGVDGRHSTAIKGDSSSYSETVVLDESAFAGARR
- a CDS encoding LysR family transcriptional regulator, whose product is MAQISSGLTLQQLRYFIEVAAEGSISAAADLLYVAQPTMSAAMKDLEARVGRALLVRSARGVTLTADGAEFLGYARQVVEQFALLEQRYLGRPPMRRLLGVSTQHYSFAVDAFVRMVKATEVAEYEFSLRESRTWDIIEDVRTLRSEIGILYRNDFNRKVIDKLLRESGLAFTPLFLADPHIFIARNNPLASKERATLADLAGLPRLTFDQGANNSFYFAEEILSTLSSKQEIRVSDRATIFNLMIGLHGYTISTGIISGQLDPEIVAIPLDVDERIEIGWIGHAAIPLTDQAQGYLRELRAVVAEFGVALLD
- a CDS encoding ABC transporter ATP-binding protein; this translates as MTQTAAPKISLQNVGKSFTVRPTKDAPLGSTLTALDGITLDVAAGEFLTLVGPSGSGKTTLLDLLAGLTRPDTGKVLLDGKKVTGPGKDRAVVFQQYALFPWRTAAANVSFGLEGPGQDGKRLSRRERAKKARTYLDLVGLAGFEDRYPHELSGGMKQRVAIARSLAYEPDVLLMDEPFAALDAQTREQLQEELLRIWRTTGKTIIFITHGIDEAVYLGQRVAVLSSRPGRLKEIVPINLGDRTGDRDVRSDAVFVEHRHKVWALLHDEVLKAQQAYHAKILPDGTAPDEAPQPISGKAA
- a CDS encoding ABC transporter permease, with the translated sequence MSAPTLTSDAHSTTQASTTPQAGDAAPRRHAVPATGLSLVKRGAVNGGRALWRAGAVLLFLLLWELGPLYLAPDSTRVFLPPLHEVLSALGALIAKGQLQNHLGASLTRSASGFGIAVVSAVVLGLLVAWYGALDRFLNPLLEVFRNTAALALLPVFTLLLGIGETSKISIVAYAAFFPVLLNTIAGVRTVDPLLIRAARSLGLSNFTLFQKVILPSAVPTIFTGIRMAGTSSILVLIAAEMVGAKAGLGYLIVNSQSSFLIPDMYAGILTVSLLGLAVNYLLVGVERHFSRWRTAVGSGNG
- a CDS encoding ABC transporter substrate-binding protein — encoded protein: MRNPQISRRTFSVLGLAAAMSVSLVVSGCGGPATAQGGSGAPEVTELRYEGSANSVSLPELAEDLGYLGNVKLNWVGNTISGLTSIQSAATGATDFGGAFSGAVVKLIEAGAPVTAVINYYGEDEKTFNGFYVKDDSPIRSPRDLIGKKVGVNTLGAHSDAVLNSYLKRNGLSQEEIKQVQLVVVPPNDTEEAIRRGQVDVGVLGGVLQDNAVAKGGLRSLFSDFELFGTFAGGQYVLRKDFIQQNPETAKIFTTGVAKAIEWERTTPREDVIARFTSIIEKRQRNESTATLKYWKSVGVLTKGAITDQDFSRWSDWLKDTGIVTGDITPSKYYTNEYNGLLKASS